One Helianthus annuus cultivar XRQ/B chromosome 12, HanXRQr2.0-SUNRISE, whole genome shotgun sequence genomic region harbors:
- the LOC110892948 gene encoding fas-binding factor 1-like has product MHKEWAAFKASKKKAAEDEARAAQLRAKLEADQAKFENDRKTEEWSVAGWKRKAEAEAALLSEERKNWKKICEKDNAKKMGLRIVINNLKAEVEKLKKQDAEIEKLKKEKTDAEAARDEARSHRERSEQREVHTCATHALRDKEIEEFIALLSEQEQLKAEVESIKKNLELEWAKKAETSRRLSETEEKLENSETA; this is encoded by the coding sequence ATGCATAAAGAGTGGGCTGCTTTTAAGGCATCCAAGAAGAAGGCTGCGGAGGATGAGGCCCGAGCTGCCCAGTTGAGGGCTAAACTTGAAGCTGATCAGGCCAAGTTTGAGAATGATCGGAAAACTGAAGAGTGGTCAGTTGCGGGTTGGAAGAGAAAGGCGGAAGCCGAAGCTGCCCTTCTTTCTGAGGAGCGCAAGAATTGGAAAAAGATCTGCGAGAAGGATAATGCTAAGAAGATGGGTCTCCGCATTGTTATCAATAATCTCAAGGCTGAGgttgaaaagttaaaaaaacaagaTGCGGAGATCGAGAAATTGAAGAAAGAAAAAACTGATGCTGAAGCTGCGCGGGATGAAGCGCGTTCTCACAGGGAAAGGAGTGAACAACGAGAGGTACATACCTGCGCTACTCATGCCCTTAGAGATAAGGAGATAGAAGAATTTATTGCTTTACTGTCTGAGCAGGAACAACTAAAGGCAGAAGTTGAGTCCATCAAGAAAAACCTAGAGCTTGAGTGGGCTAAAAAGGCAGAAACCTCCCGCCGTCTTTCCGAAACCGAAGAAAAGTTGGAAAATTCCGAAACTGCGTGA